The genomic DNA GCGTGGCCGCCGGCCACCGCGGTGGCGACGCTGCCCCAGACGTTGGTGGTGGTGACGACCTTGGCGGCGCCGCCCGCGTGCCCGGAGTCGCCTTGTGACCCGCACGCGGCGACGGTCAACGCGGTCAGGGCGGACAGTGCGATGAGCCTGGTCCGGGTCATGTGTGCTCCTGCAAGTTAGTGTTAATGAAAACCGTTTGCAATAAATCTAGTGCACCGTTGCCGTGCAGCGCGAATCGGATGCGCTAGCGTCACAAACATGCCGAGGAGTCCCAACCCGAGGCGTCGGGCCACGCTGGCCTCGCTCGCTGCTGAGTTGAAGGTCTCGCGCACCACGATCTCGAACGCCTACAACCGGCCGGACCAGCTCTCGCCGGAGTTGCGCGAGCGGGTGCTCGCCGCAGCCAAGGAGATGGGCTATCCCGGCCCCGACCCGGTGGCGCGTTCGCTGCGCACGCGGCGGGCCGGTGCCTTCGGGCTCATGATCACCGAACCCCTCAACTACTCGTTCCGCGACCCGGCGGCCCTGGATTTCGTTGCCGGACTTGCCGAATCGTGTGAGGAAGCCGGGCAGGGCCTGCTGCTGGTGGCGGCCGGGCCCAACCGTTCGGTCGAGGACGGCACCGCGGCGGTGCTGTCCGCCGGGGTCGACGGGTTTGCGGTGTATGCGGCCTCCGACGACGATCCGTACCTGCCCGTCGTGCAGCAGCGCGGCGTGCCGATCGTGGTCGTCGATCAGCCCAAGGACGTCCAGGGGGCCTCCCGGGTCTGCATCGACGATCGCGCGGCGATGCGCGGCATCGCGGAATACGTTGTCGG from Mycolicibacterium phocaicum includes the following:
- a CDS encoding LacI family DNA-binding transcriptional regulator; translated protein: MPRSPNPRRRATLASLAAELKVSRTTISNAYNRPDQLSPELRERVLAAAKEMGYPGPDPVARSLRTRRAGAFGLMITEPLNYSFRDPAALDFVAGLAESCEEAGQGLLLVAAGPNRSVEDGTAAVLSAGVDGFAVYAASDDDPYLPVVQQRGVPIVVVDQPKDVQGASRVCIDDRAAMRGIAEYVVGLGHREIGLLTMRLGRQWPHGDAQSAVADPERLTSQHFHVQCERILGVRDAMAAAGLNPDALTVVETFEHLPSSGGAAAAVALQANPRITALMCTADVLALSAMDHLRSRGIYVPGQMTVTGFDGVPEALARGLTTVAQPSLEKGRRAGYLLNNPPRSGIPVIEVLDTELVRGRTSGPPA